Proteins from one Phyllobacterium zundukense genomic window:
- a CDS encoding Ldh family oxidoreductase translates to MRISEVAALALATRLLEAHRAPRDHAVLQARVLVTAEMKGRPLHGLHCLPRLVEQIKRGVIDPETKGTQRWRADAVMEVEGSSGFGPVVAMAAIERLAPHIPDLGIGLFAVRNANHLGMLAHYVEAIAAMGFIGIALSSSESLVQPFGGTRAMLGTNPVAVAVPTAEEPLVLDLATGLVPLARINHHAATGMPNPEGRPTTDPDRTKAGALAPFEDAKGHGLGIAMELLVAAIAGTALAPDVRGTPDSQSPCNKGGDVFIMIEPSLASGLPARLSAYLDAVRTAPPPAAGDPLLVPGDRARRRQEAASRNGFDIDQRLWEDLNALSRSRILAFEGQRS, encoded by the coding sequence ATGCGGATATCCGAAGTGGCAGCCCTTGCGCTCGCCACCCGCCTGCTGGAAGCGCACCGCGCACCGCGTGATCATGCGGTCCTGCAGGCTCGAGTCCTGGTGACGGCGGAGATGAAAGGGCGTCCTTTGCACGGCCTGCACTGCCTTCCGCGACTGGTCGAACAGATCAAGCGCGGTGTCATTGACCCCGAGACGAAGGGCACGCAGCGCTGGCGGGCGGATGCCGTGATGGAGGTGGAGGGTTCGTCAGGGTTCGGCCCTGTCGTCGCCATGGCCGCGATCGAGCGGCTCGCGCCCCACATCCCCGATCTGGGCATCGGCCTCTTCGCCGTGCGTAATGCGAACCATCTCGGCATGCTCGCGCATTATGTGGAGGCTATCGCCGCGATGGGTTTCATCGGCATCGCGCTCTCGTCGAGCGAGTCGCTGGTCCAGCCTTTCGGCGGTACGCGCGCCATGCTTGGCACCAATCCCGTTGCGGTCGCTGTGCCGACCGCCGAGGAGCCGCTCGTGCTCGATCTCGCGACCGGCCTCGTGCCCCTGGCCAGGATAAATCACCACGCGGCGACCGGAATGCCCAATCCGGAGGGCCGCCCGACGACCGATCCGGATCGTACCAAGGCCGGCGCGCTTGCGCCATTCGAAGATGCGAAGGGGCACGGCCTCGGCATCGCCATGGAGTTGCTGGTGGCAGCCATTGCCGGCACGGCGCTTGCGCCCGATGTGCGCGGCACACCGGACAGCCAGTCGCCCTGCAACAAGGGTGGTGACGTCTTCATAATGATCGAGCCCAGTCTGGCGTCGGGATTGCCGGCACGGCTGTCGGCCTATCTCGATGCGGTACGCACCGCACCGCCTCCCGCCGCCGGCGATCCGCTTCTCGTTCCGGGCGATCGTGCCCGCCGGCGGCAGGAGGCGGCGAGCCGCAACGGATTCGATATCGACCAGCGCCTCTGGGAAGACCTCAATGCGCTTTCCCGCTCCCGTATTCTGGCCTTCGAAGGACAAAGATCATGA